The proteins below are encoded in one region of Gambusia affinis linkage group LG07, SWU_Gaff_1.0, whole genome shotgun sequence:
- the LOC122834571 gene encoding cytochrome c1, heme protein, mitochondrial: MAALRVVALSGSGRALLITGNPLKTSKANMSFASLSGKKKVALTTLGVVAGGGAGLALMLHQSVKASDLELHPPSYPWSHAGPLSSLDHASIRRGYQVYKQVCSACHSMEYLAFRNLVGVSHTEDEVKAIAEEVEVVDGPDESGEMFTRPGKLSDYFPKPYPNPEAARVANNGALPPDLSYIVNARHGGEDYIFSLLTGYCEPPAGVSIREGLYYNPYFPGQAIGMAPPIYNEVLEYDDGTPATMSQVAKDVCTFLRWAAEPEHDQRKRMGLKLLMGSAILIPLVYYMKRHRWTVLKSRKIAYRPPK; the protein is encoded by the exons ATGGCGGCGCTTCGGGTCGTGGCGCTCTCCGGGAGTGGGAGAGCTCTCCTCATTACGGGGAATCCTCTCAAGACTTCCAAG gCCAACATGTCTTTCGCCAGTCTGTCCGGTAAGAAGAAGGTTGCCTTGACGACGCTGGGCGTGGTTGCCGGCGGCGGCGCGGGGCTCGCTCTGATGCTCCACCAATCGGTGAAGGCGTCTGACCTGGAGCTCCACCCCCCGTCGTACCCCTGGAGCCACGCGGGGCCGCTGTCCTCCCTGGACCACGCCAG catTCGCCGTGGTTACCAGGTGTATAAGCAGGTGTGCTCAGCCTGCCACAGCATGGAGTACCTGGCCTTCAGGAACCTGGTGGGCGTGTCGCACACCGAGGACGAGGTCAAGGCCATCGCCGAAGAG GTGGAGGTGGTGGACGGCCCTGATGAGAGCGGAGAGATGTTCACCAGGCCAGGAAAGCTTTCGGACTATTTCCCCAAGCCGTACCCGAACCCTGAGGCCGCCCGGGTCGCCAACAACGGGGCGCTGCCCCCCGACCTCAGCTACATCGTCAACGCCAG GCACGGTGGAGAGGACTACATCTTCAGCCTGCTGACGGGTTACTGCGAGCCGCCTGCAGGCGTCTCGATTAGAGAAGGACTCTACTACAACCCCTACTTCCCCGGCCAGGCCATCGGCATGGCGCCGCCCATCTACAACGAGGTCCTGGAGTACGACGACG GAACCCCAGCCACCATGAGCCAGGTGGCCAAAGACGTTTGCACCTTCCTGAGGTGGGCGGCCGAGCCGGAGCACGACCAGCGCAAACGCATGGGCCTGAAG CTGCTGATGGGCTCTGCCATCCTCATCCCTCTGGTCTACTATATGAAGCGACACCGATGGACGGTGCTGAAGAGCAGGAAGATCGCCTACAGGCCTCCTAAGTAA
- the LOC122833959 gene encoding uncharacterized protein LOC122833959: MENKDNASNTDTSSKSTRSCSSKRSSISSAALKARAKAEAARAQLAISEKEAAIMKQKTELEANLHILSSQKAVAAAEAEVAVYEEEEVLSKMEQDYPLVGPPASPKQRTAEYVQKHSDISFEGFLLPADPLACHKAAREQCEKAMKEEMDNNSSHIAETAKPKVAHIAQQRERLNPPILHPFHTPQTPTEAQGVQEITKYLTRREMLSSGLLQFDDHPENYWSWKMSFQNAIKDLNVTAQEELDLMVKWLGAESGQQAKRIRSANVFSPTVALDLVWQRLEESYGSPEVVENALLKKIEQFPKLNNRDNIKLRELGDILQEIECAKDGGYLLGLSYLDTARGVNPIVEKLPYGLQEKWIATGAKHKEEHKVAFPPFSVFSRFVRQQAKIRNDPSFDITPANASFKKEKSFKSNNRQVITVHKTDIPIDASSFQTSYSKLIESPDKICPIHKKPHPLKKSSSKGLQGANKVYGLWQ, encoded by the exons ATGGAGAACAAGGATAATGCAAGCAATACAGACACAAGTTCTAAGTCTACACGCTCATGTTCGTCCAAACGTTCGTCCATAAGTTCTGCAGCATTAAAAGCACGAGCAAAAGCAGAGGCTGCACGTGCTCAGTTGGCgatttcagaaaaagaagcagccataatgaagcagaaaactgaactCGAagctaatttgcatattttgagTTCTCAGAAGGCTGTTGCAGCTGCAGAAGCAGAAGTTGCAGTttatgaagaggaggaggttctCTCAAAAATGGAGCAGGACTATCCATTGGTGGGACCACCTGCCAGCCCAAAACAGCGTACGGCAGAGtatgttcaaaaacattcagacattAGTTTTGAAGGCTTCTTGTTACCAGCAGATCCACTCGCCTGCCATAAAGCTGCACGTGAACAGTGTGAAAAAGCcatgaaagaagaaatggaCAATAACAGCTCACACATTGCGGAAACAGCTAAGCCTAAAGTGGCGCACATTGCACAACAGAGAGAGCGACTGAACCCCCCCATTCTACATCCGTTCCACACTCCTCAAACACCAACAGAGGCACAAGGTGTACAGGAGATTACCAAATACCTTACACGGAGAGAAATGTTAAGTTCAGGACTTTTGCAGTTTGATGATCACCCAGAGAATTACTGGTCGTGGAAAATGTCATTTCAAAATGCTATTAAAGATTTGAACGTTACAGCCCAAGAAGAGCTAGACTTAATGGTCAAATGGCTGGGAGCTGAGTCTGGACAACAGGCAAAAAGAATCCGCTCAGCCAACGTCTTTAGTCCAACTGTAGCACTGGACCTTGTGTGGCAAAGACTGGAGGAATCTTACGGTTCTCCTGAAGTAGTGGAAAATGCACTGTTAAAAAAGATCGAACAGTTTCCCAAACTCAACAACAGAGACAATATAAAGTTAAGAGAGCTGGGTGACATTCTGCAGGAAATTGAATGTGCGAAAGATGGAGGATACTTACTAGGACTGTCATATTTGGATACGGCTCGCGGAGTCAATCCCATTGTGGAGAAGTTACCCTATGGACTGCAGGAAAAATGGATTGCAACAGGTGCAAAGCACAAAGAGGAACATAAAGTTGCCTTTCCccctttcagtgttttttcaaGATTTGTAAGACAACAAGCCAAAATAAGAAATGACCCAAGCTTTGATATCACACCTGCCAACGCAAGcttcaaaaaagagaaaagcttcAAAAGCAATAACAGGCAAGTGATTACTGTACACAAAACAGACATCCCTATAGACGCAAGTTCATTTCAGACTAGTTACAGTAAGCTTATAGAAAGCCCCGACAAGATTTGTCCTATACATAAGAAGCCTCATCCacttaaaaagt CATCTAGCAAGGGACTGCAAGGTGCAAATAAAGTGTATGGACTGTGGCAGTGA